The following nucleotide sequence is from Erythrobacter aurantius.
GCCAACCGGCGGGCAGACCAACCAGCAATATGTTGGCGAATTTGCATCAGCGATTGCCGCCGGGGACAGCCAGTGCGCCGTCATCGTCGGATCGGAAGTGATCTCCACCGCGCTCGCGCTCGCGGCAAAGGGTGAAAAGCCCGACTGGTCCGAAGCGATCGGCGGGGAATTCGAGGATCGCGGATACGGCATCGACGGGATGATGGAGCCCGTGCTGTTCGCTCACGGTGCGACCGGCGCGATCCCTCTCTATGCCATTGCCGAGAATGCCCGGCGGGCGAAGCTGGGCAAGGGGCTTGAAGAATATCGCCGCGATATCGGCGAGCTCTTCGAGCCCTTTACCCGTGTCGCCGCAGCCAATCCGCATGCCGCCGCTCCGGTGGAGCGCAGTGCGGAGCAGCTCGCCACCGTAACAGACCGCAACCGCATCGTTGCAGAACCCTATCCCCGGATGACGGTCGCCCGCGATCAGGTGAACCAGGCGGCGGCGATCATCATTGCGAGCGCAGGCAAGGCCCGCGAACTGGGCGTGCCGGAGGACAAGTGGGTGCACATCCACGCCGTCACCTCCGGGACCGAGCTGGAACTGTCCGAGCGGCCCGATCTATCGGCCAACCCGGCCTCCATCGCTTCGGTTGAGCGTGCGCTGGAAATCGCGGGCAAGGGGATGGAGGACATGGCCTTTCTCGATTTCTATTCCTGCTTTGCCATTCCCGTCTTCAACCAGTGCGACCATTTCGGCCTGTCGGCAAACGATCCGCGCGGGCTGACGCTGACGGGCGGGCTGCCGTTCTTTGGCGGGGCAGGGAACAATTACTCGGCCCACGCCATCTGCGAAGCGGTGGAGCGGGTGCGCGCGCATCGCGGCCAATTCGCGCTGGTGGGCGCGAACGGCGGCTGGATGAGCAAATATGCGGCCGGGATTTACTCGGCCGAGCCCGCCGACTGGTCGGGCCAGCGTGTGGCGGCCCTGCCCAAGGCCAGCAACGGCGTCGCCCGCAGCAATGATCCGTTCGATCAGGCAACCGTTGAAAGCTATACGATCAACCATTCGAGGACCGGCAGCGATGCTGTGTGGATCGGGCGCAATGCGGACGGGGCGCGTGTGGTGGGCAATGCCGACCTGTCCGACGAAGCGACCCGCGCGGCGTTCGAAAGCGGCGAACCGTTTGGCGTAAAGCTCAACGTGACCCGCGACGATCGCGGGCGCAACATCGGGCGCGTGATCTAGTCTTTCTTCCGCTCCCCG
It contains:
- a CDS encoding acetyl-CoA acetyltransferase; the protein is MVADNTPVIIGVGQYSERVGEPGYEALSYMDLGGQALAAAIANAGAIGQVADAIDTLAAIRAFEMSRPGKEPPFGGPDNIPGALAKRVGACPQRLILSPTGGQTNQQYVGEFASAIAAGDSQCAVIVGSEVISTALALAAKGEKPDWSEAIGGEFEDRGYGIDGMMEPVLFAHGATGAIPLYAIAENARRAKLGKGLEEYRRDIGELFEPFTRVAAANPHAAAPVERSAEQLATVTDRNRIVAEPYPRMTVARDQVNQAAAIIIASAGKARELGVPEDKWVHIHAVTSGTELELSERPDLSANPASIASVERALEIAGKGMEDMAFLDFYSCFAIPVFNQCDHFGLSANDPRGLTLTGGLPFFGGAGNNYSAHAICEAVERVRAHRGQFALVGANGGWMSKYAAGIYSAEPADWSGQRVAALPKASNGVARSNDPFDQATVESYTINHSRTGSDAVWIGRNADGARVVGNADLSDEATRAAFESGEPFGVKLNVTRDDRGRNIGRVI